A stretch of the Clostridiales bacterium genome encodes the following:
- a CDS encoding radical SAM protein, with the protein MNREFDIQAYMTHGVERVVGDIIKATFRNPRESAYMAKFALTSRKASAKRRKAEDAGEHIPPFLIASITSQCNLHCAGCYSRYNHATVDAAPVRQMTAEEWLRVFGEADELGISFILLAGGEPMIRRDIIESAGKHPNILFPIFTNGTYMDEAYFRLFDKCRNLVPIMSIEGGKEMTDRRRGAGVYDRLIRNMDILHEKGLIFGASVTVTTQNSREVSSEAFLRSLSDRGCKAVIFVEFVPVTDDSKELAPGDTEREYLSREIARLREEHPEMVYISFPGDEKSSGGCVAAGRGFFHINSHGGAEPCPFSPFSDINVRDTSLKEALHSPLFRALQDGGLLDDDHAGGCVLYEKRAQVEALLKP; encoded by the coding sequence ATGAACCGGGAATTTGACATCCAGGCTTATATGACACACGGCGTGGAGCGCGTTGTGGGCGATATTATCAAAGCGACATTCCGGAATCCCCGGGAGAGCGCCTATATGGCGAAATTTGCGCTGACCAGCCGGAAGGCATCCGCAAAGCGCCGGAAGGCGGAGGACGCGGGAGAGCATATTCCGCCGTTCCTGATTGCCAGCATTACGAGCCAGTGCAACCTGCACTGCGCGGGATGCTACTCCCGCTACAACCATGCCACGGTGGACGCGGCGCCGGTGCGCCAGATGACCGCCGAAGAATGGCTGCGCGTTTTCGGGGAGGCGGATGAGCTCGGAATCAGCTTTATCCTGCTGGCCGGCGGGGAACCCATGATCCGGCGGGATATTATCGAAAGTGCCGGGAAGCACCCGAATATCCTGTTTCCCATTTTTACCAACGGGACCTATATGGATGAGGCGTATTTCCGGCTGTTTGACAAGTGCCGGAACCTGGTGCCCATTATGAGCATTGAGGGCGGGAAGGAAATGACCGACCGCCGCCGGGGAGCGGGCGTGTATGACCGGCTGATCCGCAATATGGACATCCTCCATGAGAAAGGCCTGATCTTCGGCGCGTCCGTTACGGTGACCACGCAGAACAGCCGGGAGGTATCGTCCGAAGCATTCCTGCGGAGCCTGTCCGACCGGGGATGCAAGGCCGTGATCTTCGTGGAGTTTGTCCCGGTGACCGACGACAGCAAAGAGCTTGCACCGGGGGATACTGAACGGGAATACCTGAGCCGGGAAATTGCCCGCCTGCGGGAAGAACATCCCGAGATGGTGTACATTTCATTCCCGGGAGACGAGAAAAGCAGCGGCGGATGCGTGGCGGCGGGACGCGGGTTCTTCCATATCAATTCCCACGGGGGCGCGGAACCCTGCCCGTTCTCTCCTTTCTCGGATATCAACGTGCGGGACACCTCCCTGAAGGAAGCCCTGCATTCACCCCTGTTCCGGGCCTTGCAGGACGGCGGGCTCCTGGACGACGATCACGCGGGCGGATGCGTGCTGTATGAGAAACGGGCGCAGGTGGAAGCCCTCCTGAAACCATAA
- a CDS encoding MATE family efflux transporter — translation MSRTKDMTTGKPVVLILAFAIPILAGNLIQQLYSLVDSLIVGQLLGVTALAAVSASGWLDWAVLSIPMGLAQGFSIQAAQYFGANRPEELRRTVGQSILIAATTTVLLEIASQLLLSPVLEWMNTPAETFSLTEGYLRIIYGGLPVVMAVNVLNGFLHALGNSRTPLAALAVASVVNMVLDWFFVGTCHMGINGGACATVIAQVISALISFRAVRRLNILHPERKDLRPDRRMTARLIRLGVPIAFQNVIIAVGGLILQGVVNGFGFVFMAGYNAASRLQGLVEMAGASLGNAVGTFAGQNIGAGKKDRVRKGLHSSARIGTGMALVIGGIMILFGKQILGLFIRDEQALAEQVLAFGYQFLCVMAAGLPMLYLLFVYRSTLQGLGNTFIPMISGFVELGMRVGCALLLPLMLGVWGIYTAEIAAWAGAAVLLIIGCYRELRKIQT, via the coding sequence ATGTCCCGAACCAAGGATATGACGACCGGGAAACCGGTCGTCCTGATACTTGCCTTTGCCATTCCGATCCTGGCAGGCAACCTGATCCAGCAGTTATACAGCCTGGTTGATTCACTCATCGTCGGCCAGCTCCTGGGCGTTACAGCCCTGGCGGCGGTATCCGCGTCCGGATGGCTGGACTGGGCGGTACTCTCCATTCCCATGGGCCTGGCCCAGGGCTTTTCCATCCAGGCGGCGCAGTACTTCGGCGCGAACCGGCCGGAAGAACTGCGCAGGACGGTGGGGCAGAGCATCCTGATCGCAGCGACCACAACGGTACTGCTGGAGATTGCCAGCCAGCTGCTTCTTTCCCCGGTGCTGGAATGGATGAACACCCCGGCGGAAACGTTCTCCCTGACGGAGGGATACCTCCGCATTATCTACGGCGGACTGCCGGTTGTGATGGCGGTGAATGTGCTGAACGGTTTCCTGCACGCGTTGGGAAACAGCCGCACACCGCTGGCTGCGCTGGCGGTCGCGTCGGTCGTCAACATGGTGCTGGACTGGTTCTTTGTGGGAACCTGTCATATGGGGATCAACGGAGGGGCGTGCGCAACCGTCATCGCCCAGGTGATCTCGGCGCTGATCAGTTTCCGTGCGGTTCGCCGGCTGAACATACTTCACCCGGAACGGAAGGATCTCCGGCCGGACCGCCGGATGACAGCGAGGCTGATCCGCCTGGGAGTTCCCATCGCATTCCAGAACGTAATCATCGCCGTGGGCGGGCTGATCCTGCAGGGGGTTGTGAACGGATTCGGCTTTGTATTCATGGCCGGATACAACGCGGCATCCCGGCTCCAGGGCCTGGTGGAGATGGCCGGCGCTTCCCTCGGAAACGCAGTCGGGACATTTGCCGGACAGAATATCGGCGCCGGGAAAAAGGACCGGGTGCGCAAGGGACTGCATTCCTCCGCACGGATCGGCACGGGCATGGCGCTGGTGATCGGCGGGATTATGATACTGTTCGGAAAGCAGATCCTGGGCCTGTTTATCCGGGACGAGCAGGCGCTCGCGGAACAGGTGCTCGCCTTCGGATACCAGTTCCTGTGCGTGATGGCGGCTGGCCTGCCGATGCTGTACCTCCTGTTTGTTTACCGGTCCACGCTCCAGGGCCTCGGGAATACTTTCATTCCGATGATTTCCGGTTTCGTGGAGCTGGGAATGCGGGTTGGCTGCGCGCTGCTGCTTCCGCTTATGCTGGGAGTATGGGGCATTTACACGGCGGAGATCGCGGCATGGGCCGGGGCAGCTGTACTGCTGATCATCGGCTGTTACCGCGAACTGCGAAAAATACAGACATGA
- a CDS encoding cation transporter, whose product MSGQTSRDRIIIRTSIIGILANVFLAGFKAVVGLTANSIAIVMDAVNNLSDAASSVITIAGTKLAGKEPDRKHPFGYGRVEYLSAMVISFLVLYAGITAFVESVKKIITPDTPDYSAAALIIVAAAVLVKVFLGRFVKRTGEQVNSDSLVNSGEDAVLDSVISASTLVAAGIYLLFHISLEAWLGAIIALVIIKSGLGMLSETISRILGERADAQMVRDIKATINSYPEISGAYDLVLHNYGPDSYNGSVHIEVPDTLSADELDKLVRRVTTDVVRKHNVILTAIGVYSYNTKDPEAAEIREKVRRIVKENPYVLQMHGFYMDKEEKTLRFDIVVSFDAKDRREVHRDVTERVQKAYPDYTLQIAMDIDFSDIGKA is encoded by the coding sequence ATGAGCGGACAGACAAGCCGTGACCGGATCATTATCCGGACCAGCATCATCGGAATCCTGGCCAATGTGTTCCTGGCGGGCTTCAAAGCGGTCGTCGGGCTGACCGCCAACTCCATCGCCATTGTGATGGATGCGGTGAACAACCTGTCGGATGCGGCAAGCTCCGTGATTACCATTGCCGGAACAAAGCTGGCCGGAAAGGAACCCGACCGGAAACATCCCTTCGGATACGGCCGGGTGGAATACCTGAGCGCCATGGTCATTTCCTTCCTGGTGCTGTATGCCGGGATCACGGCGTTTGTCGAGTCCGTGAAGAAGATCATCACGCCGGACACACCGGATTATTCCGCGGCCGCGCTGATTATCGTGGCGGCCGCAGTCCTGGTGAAGGTTTTCCTGGGCCGGTTTGTGAAACGGACCGGAGAACAGGTGAATTCTGACTCCCTGGTCAACTCCGGGGAAGACGCGGTACTGGATTCCGTGATTTCCGCCTCCACGCTGGTGGCGGCCGGGATCTACCTCCTCTTCCATATCTCCCTGGAGGCCTGGCTTGGCGCGATCATCGCCCTTGTAATCATCAAATCCGGCCTGGGGATGCTGAGCGAGACGATTTCCCGGATCCTCGGGGAGCGGGCGGATGCCCAGATGGTGCGGGATATCAAGGCAACCATCAACAGCTATCCGGAGATCAGCGGCGCGTACGACCTGGTGCTGCATAACTACGGACCGGACTCCTACAACGGATCCGTCCATATTGAGGTTCCGGACACGCTGTCCGCGGATGAGCTGGACAAGCTGGTGCGGAGGGTGACAACCGACGTTGTTCGGAAGCATAACGTGATCCTGACGGCAATCGGTGTGTATTCCTATAACACCAAGGATCCTGAAGCGGCGGAAATCCGGGAAAAGGTGCGCCGGATCGTGAAGGAGAACCCATACGTCCTCCAGATGCATGGTTTTTACATGGACAAGGAGGAGAAGACACTCCGGTTTGACATTGTGGTGAGCTTTGACGCGAAGGACCGCCGGGAAGTTCACCGGGATGTGACAGAACGCGTACAGAAAGCGTACCCGGACTATACACTGCAGATTGCCATGGACATCGATTTCAGCGATATCGGAAAAGCATAA
- a CDS encoding MMPL family transporter produces the protein MNKAAEFLVGKRKILLGLFLVLTIASLFLAGQVKVNYDLTKYLPDGSCMKEGTRLMEQEFGKEASSRLRVMIPGLSETEKEEVLSWLSSRDEVSGVTWKPGEEYNRDGYSLYEVTTEYDSHSREAAGLYSAVYEKYGALDVRTGGEIHEANVPMLPPYVVAIAIGLVLLVLLMMCNSWFEPVIILVNIGIAVAVNIGTNVVFPDISEFTFSIVGIMQLVLSLDYSIILLNRYTQEKEKHADNPSAMKAAIAAAFPAVTGSSLTTFAGLLCLAFMGFRLGADMGYALAKGVLISLVCIFTVLPSLILMSDKLIVKTRKKALRIPMGKCSRFEYRGRFALLILLPVLLAGSYLLKNNTEILYMLQTNNPVEDVFEDHHSLVLLYETKDSGRIAEVLAPAEEDGKVTSVTGYYNTLGKAYKAGEIAELFGEDAALDLSMIRMVYSDKFSEGSGAGKSAISMFMGSRNAYDEDWAMTPAELITHIREHFLSNPLYSAFIKDDARQQIADAEEMIRENTAKLEGEHYGRVILETMYPEDSEETREFLDALSQRCETMLEGKAWLIGTSEMNREMAQTFDAEMNRITLISALAIFIVVALTFRSLVIPLVLVLTVQSGIYLTMAFIGLSGGAMFYLAILMVQCILMGATIDYAILYTSYYREERRTGDVPAAISGAYDGALHTILTSALIMIGAAGILGYVFANPAIGEICLTISRGAISATLIIVFVLPGVLAALDRFVRYRDRKGTGK, from the coding sequence ATGAATAAAGCGGCGGAATTCCTGGTAGGGAAACGGAAGATTCTCCTGGGACTGTTCCTGGTGCTGACGATTGCTTCCCTGTTCCTGGCCGGACAGGTGAAGGTGAATTATGACCTGACGAAATACCTGCCGGACGGATCCTGCATGAAAGAGGGAACCCGCCTGATGGAGCAGGAATTCGGAAAGGAAGCATCCTCACGGCTCCGGGTGATGATTCCCGGACTTTCGGAAACGGAAAAGGAAGAGGTACTCAGCTGGCTCAGCAGCCGGGACGAGGTATCCGGGGTCACCTGGAAACCGGGAGAGGAGTATAACCGGGACGGGTACAGCCTGTATGAGGTGACAACGGAATATGACAGCCACTCCCGGGAGGCGGCCGGGCTGTACAGCGCCGTTTATGAAAAGTACGGCGCCCTGGACGTGCGGACCGGCGGGGAGATCCACGAGGCCAATGTACCGATGCTGCCGCCGTATGTGGTGGCAATTGCCATCGGACTGGTGCTGCTGGTGCTGCTGATGATGTGCAACTCCTGGTTTGAACCGGTGATTATCCTGGTGAACATCGGGATTGCGGTGGCGGTGAATATCGGGACCAATGTGGTATTCCCGGATATTTCCGAGTTTACGTTTTCCATTGTGGGCATCATGCAGCTGGTGCTTTCCCTGGACTATTCCATTATCCTCCTGAACCGGTATACCCAGGAAAAGGAAAAGCATGCGGACAATCCTTCCGCCATGAAGGCAGCCATCGCCGCGGCCTTCCCGGCTGTGACCGGCAGCTCACTGACGACTTTCGCGGGGCTGCTGTGCCTGGCGTTTATGGGATTCCGGCTCGGTGCGGACATGGGATACGCCCTGGCCAAGGGCGTGCTGATCAGCCTGGTGTGCATCTTTACCGTGCTGCCGTCCCTGATCCTGATGAGCGACAAGCTGATTGTGAAAACCCGGAAAAAGGCACTTCGGATTCCGATGGGGAAATGCTCCCGTTTTGAGTACAGGGGGAGATTCGCCCTCCTGATCCTGCTGCCGGTGCTGCTTGCCGGATCCTACCTGCTGAAGAACAACACGGAAATCCTGTATATGCTGCAGACCAACAACCCGGTGGAGGATGTGTTTGAGGACCACCATTCCCTGGTGCTGCTGTATGAAACGAAAGACAGCGGCCGTATCGCGGAGGTGCTGGCGCCCGCGGAGGAGGACGGAAAGGTCACATCGGTCACGGGATATTACAACACCCTCGGAAAAGCGTACAAGGCCGGGGAGATCGCGGAGCTCTTCGGGGAGGATGCCGCGCTGGACCTTTCCATGATCCGGATGGTTTACAGCGACAAGTTCTCGGAAGGGTCCGGCGCGGGGAAATCCGCCATCTCGATGTTCATGGGCTCGCGGAATGCCTATGACGAGGACTGGGCGATGACGCCGGCGGAGCTGATTACCCATATCCGGGAGCATTTCCTGAGCAATCCGCTCTACTCCGCGTTTATCAAAGACGACGCGCGGCAGCAGATTGCGGACGCGGAGGAGATGATCCGGGAAAATACCGCGAAGCTGGAGGGCGAACACTACGGCCGGGTGATCCTGGAAACCATGTATCCGGAAGACTCGGAAGAAACCCGGGAATTCCTGGATGCCCTCTCCCAGCGGTGCGAAACCATGCTGGAAGGGAAGGCCTGGCTGATCGGGACTTCCGAGATGAACCGGGAAATGGCACAGACCTTTGACGCGGAGATGAACCGGATTACCCTGATTTCCGCCCTGGCCATTTTTATTGTGGTGGCGCTGACATTCCGGTCCCTGGTGATCCCGCTGGTGCTGGTGCTGACCGTCCAGAGCGGGATTTACCTGACGATGGCATTCATCGGCCTGAGCGGCGGCGCGATGTTCTACCTGGCCATCCTGATGGTGCAGTGCATCCTGATGGGCGCGACGATCGACTATGCGATCCTGTATACATCCTATTACCGGGAGGAACGGCGGACCGGCGACGTACCAGCGGCCATCAGCGGTGCCTATGACGGGGCGCTGCATACCATCCTGACCTCCGCGCTGATCATGATCGGCGCCGCGGGAATCCTGGGATATGTTTTCGCAAACCCGGCGATCGGGGAGATATGCCTGACGATCTCCCGGGGGGCGATTTCCGCCACCCTGATCATCGTGTTTGTCCTGCCCGGCGTGCTGGCTGCCCTGGACCGGTTTGTGCGGTACCGGGACAGAAAGGGAACCGGGAAGTGA
- a CDS encoding glutathione peroxidase, whose translation MKTVYDFTVKDRKGNDVSLSEYRGKVLLIVNTATGCGFTPHYEPLEAMYKEMKDQGLEILDFPCNQFANQAPGSADEIHQFCTLKFGADFPQFAKIDVNGDSADPLFAYLASEKPFKGFGKGLKNAALNKFAAMNNKAYGDKTYVGWNFTKFLVDREGKVIGRFEPTTDMNEVRDAVAAELEK comes from the coding sequence ATGAAGACCGTTTATGATTTTACTGTGAAAGACCGCAAGGGAAACGATGTAAGCCTCTCCGAATACCGCGGCAAGGTGCTGCTGATCGTCAACACGGCGACCGGATGCGGCTTTACCCCGCATTATGAGCCCCTGGAAGCGATGTATAAGGAAATGAAGGACCAGGGCCTGGAAATCCTGGATTTCCCCTGCAACCAGTTTGCCAACCAGGCGCCCGGAAGCGCGGATGAGATCCACCAGTTCTGCACGCTGAAGTTCGGCGCGGATTTCCCGCAGTTCGCGAAGATTGACGTGAACGGCGACAGCGCGGATCCGCTGTTTGCTTATCTCGCGTCCGAAAAACCGTTCAAGGGTTTCGGCAAGGGACTGAAGAACGCGGCGCTGAACAAGTTCGCGGCCATGAACAACAAGGCTTACGGCGACAAGACCTACGTCGGCTGGAATTTCACCAAGTTCCTGGTGGACCGGGAAGGCAAAGTGATCGGCCGGTTTGAGCCCACGACCGACATGAACGAAGTGCGCGACGCGGTGGCCGCAGAACTGGAGAAATAA
- a CDS encoding MarR family transcriptional regulator, with protein MEYDYHEAMKLDNQLCFPLYAAARNVTGMYTPWLKPLGLTYTQYIVFLVLWEKDGVSVTEIGEKLMLDNGTLSPLLKKMEQAGYVERRRSRGDDRVVEITLTEAGRALQEKAKDIPGNVAGCIELPPEKARMLYTLLYELLGNQKDKNDRKKEGA; from the coding sequence ATGGAGTACGATTATCACGAGGCGATGAAGCTGGATAACCAGCTGTGTTTTCCGCTCTATGCCGCCGCGCGGAATGTGACGGGCATGTACACCCCATGGCTGAAGCCCCTGGGGCTGACCTACACGCAGTATATCGTTTTCCTGGTTCTCTGGGAAAAGGACGGAGTCTCCGTAACGGAAATCGGCGAAAAGCTGATGCTGGACAACGGAACCCTGTCGCCGCTGCTGAAGAAGATGGAGCAGGCCGGTTATGTGGAACGGCGGCGGAGCCGCGGGGACGACCGGGTGGTCGAAATCACACTGACCGAAGCAGGCCGGGCACTGCAGGAAAAGGCAAAGGATATTCCCGGCAATGTGGCCGGCTGTATCGAACTGCCGCCGGAAAAGGCGCGGATGCTGTATACACTGCTCTATGAACTGCTTGGAAACCAGAAGGACAAAAACGACCGGAAAAAGGAAGGAGCATGA
- a CDS encoding nitroreductase family protein, protein MTDLMKTIQGRRSVRTFDGIPVSEEDRDRLERYMRQITNPFGIPVRFVLLDAGKYGLSSPVISGEKLYVAGKVDKVPYADVAFGYSFEKLVLYAWSLGIGTTWIGGTMKREVFEKAAGLEDGEMMPCISPLGYPANRLSIREALMRRGVGADNRMPAEKIFFDGEWDAGLPGEKQAPIADLIEMVRLAPSAVNKQPWRIIVSGNDYHFYEKHDKGYVNEKVGDMQKIDIGIALCHFMSGLEAQGKKPEIVTENPGIAIPEGVEYIVTVKDC, encoded by the coding sequence ATGACTGACCTGATGAAGACCATCCAGGGCCGGCGGAGTGTCCGCACGTTTGACGGGATTCCTGTCAGCGAAGAAGACCGGGACCGGCTGGAACGGTATATGCGCCAGATTACGAATCCGTTTGGTATTCCGGTGCGGTTTGTCCTGCTGGACGCCGGAAAATACGGCCTGTCCAGCCCGGTGATTTCCGGGGAAAAGCTGTATGTGGCCGGCAAGGTGGACAAGGTTCCCTATGCGGACGTTGCGTTCGGCTACTCTTTTGAAAAGCTGGTGCTGTACGCGTGGTCGCTGGGAATCGGCACCACCTGGATCGGCGGCACGATGAAGCGGGAAGTGTTCGAAAAGGCAGCCGGCCTGGAAGACGGGGAAATGATGCCCTGCATCAGCCCCCTCGGCTATCCCGCGAACCGGCTTTCGATCAGGGAAGCGCTGATGCGCCGGGGAGTCGGCGCGGACAACCGGATGCCCGCGGAAAAGATCTTCTTTGACGGGGAGTGGGACGCGGGCCTGCCCGGGGAGAAACAGGCGCCGATTGCCGACCTGATCGAGATGGTGCGCCTGGCGCCTTCCGCGGTGAACAAGCAGCCCTGGCGGATCATTGTTTCCGGAAATGATTACCATTTCTACGAGAAGCACGACAAAGGCTATGTGAATGAAAAAGTCGGGGACATGCAGAAGATCGACATCGGAATTGCCCTGTGCCACTTTATGTCCGGACTGGAAGCCCAGGGGAAAAAGCCGGAAATCGTGACCGAAAACCCCGGAATCGCTATTCCGGAAGGTGTGGAATACATCGTGACCGTGAAGGACTGCTGA
- the pyk gene encoding pyruvate kinase yields the protein MRKTKIICTIGPACDNEETLTALCKAGMNVARLNFSHGTQEEHLSRINLIKSVREKLELPIAIMLDTKGPEYRIGTFRNGPVTLQDGAEFTLTTEPITGDETRVSVSYRKLTEELSEGDTVLINNGLVILIVEQVAGNDIRCRVAAGGTLSDRKSMNFPGKVLRQDFLSEQDRKDILFGLENDIDFVAASFVSTREDVQSIRDLLDQNGGQDVDLIAKIENRSGVDHIEDICEVADGIMVARGDLGVEIPFMEVPALQKYLISKCRMLGKRVITATEMLESMIHNPRPTRAEISDVANAVYDGSSAIMLSGETAAGKYPVQAVSTMAQTAEFTEAGIDYAERFHTMEFRIHNNLDAISHATCSMAVDVGAKAIVVNSLSGRTARMVSRFRCPVNIIGTTTSPKAWRKLNLSWGVTPVLTEAFSSIDVMFWQDLKLAKDLFRLQPGDNVVLTGGQINGAPGNTNTIKVETVR from the coding sequence ATGCGGAAAACCAAGATCATCTGTACCATCGGTCCCGCCTGTGACAACGAAGAAACGCTGACCGCCCTTTGCAAAGCCGGAATGAATGTCGCGCGGCTGAACTTTTCCCACGGCACGCAGGAAGAGCACCTGAGCCGGATCAACCTCATCAAATCCGTCCGGGAAAAGTTAGAACTCCCCATCGCCATCATGCTGGATACCAAAGGGCCCGAGTACCGGATCGGAACGTTCCGGAACGGCCCAGTCACCCTGCAGGACGGTGCGGAATTCACCTTGACCACGGAACCCATTACCGGGGACGAAACCCGCGTTTCCGTTTCCTACCGAAAACTCACGGAAGAGCTTTCCGAAGGGGATACAGTACTGATCAACAACGGCCTGGTCATCCTGATCGTGGAGCAGGTTGCCGGGAATGATATCCGCTGCCGTGTCGCCGCGGGCGGGACGCTGAGCGACCGGAAAAGCATGAACTTCCCGGGCAAGGTGCTGCGCCAGGATTTCCTGTCCGAACAGGATCGGAAGGATATCCTTTTCGGCCTGGAAAACGATATTGACTTCGTGGCCGCCTCCTTTGTCAGCACCCGGGAGGATGTCCAGTCCATCCGGGACCTGCTCGACCAAAACGGCGGGCAGGATGTGGACCTGATTGCCAAAATCGAAAACCGGAGCGGTGTGGACCATATCGAGGACATCTGCGAGGTGGCGGACGGAATCATGGTGGCCCGCGGTGACCTGGGCGTGGAAATCCCCTTCATGGAGGTGCCGGCCCTGCAGAAATACCTGATCAGCAAGTGCCGGATGCTCGGAAAGCGTGTCATCACCGCCACGGAAATGCTGGAGAGCATGATCCACAATCCGCGGCCGACCCGGGCTGAAATCTCCGACGTGGCAAACGCCGTTTATGACGGTTCCTCCGCGATCATGCTCAGCGGTGAAACCGCTGCCGGCAAGTATCCCGTACAGGCCGTTTCCACCATGGCGCAGACCGCGGAGTTTACGGAAGCCGGAATTGATTACGCGGAGCGGTTCCACACCATGGAATTCCGGATCCACAACAACCTCGACGCCATCTCCCACGCCACCTGTTCCATGGCAGTGGATGTCGGTGCGAAAGCCATCGTGGTCAATTCACTTTCCGGCCGCACCGCCCGGATGGTCAGCCGTTTCCGCTGCCCGGTGAATATCATCGGCACCACGACCAGTCCCAAAGCATGGCGGAAGCTGAACCTGTCCTGGGGCGTCACCCCGGTGCTCACTGAGGCGTTCTCCTCCATTGATGTCATGTTCTGGCAGGACCTGAAGCTTGCGAAGGATCTGTTCCGCCTGCAACCCGGCGACAACGTCGTGCTCACCGGCGGACAGATCAACGGCGCGCCCGGCAACACCAACACCATCAAGGTGGAAACCGTCCGGTAA
- a CDS encoding TetR/AcrR family transcriptional regulator C-terminal domain-containing protein, translated as MEKKEDRRVTMTKRLLKDALTDILRTEDIYHVSIRELCQRADVNRTTFYKYYGNQFDLLADMENDLLEFLVSTIREHAANPVKIIETICEYLESHLEFGRLIVNNNVDPLFPQRLFAQEVLRESVMQNYGTMPDETAQEYLFNYVIYGAYRIICLWINKEQREPPEEIAQLLIRLIRIN; from the coding sequence ATGGAAAAGAAGGAAGACCGCCGGGTCACAATGACAAAGCGTCTCCTGAAGGATGCCCTCACCGACATCCTGCGTACCGAGGATATTTACCATGTCTCCATCCGGGAGCTCTGCCAGCGGGCGGATGTCAACCGCACCACATTCTACAAATACTACGGCAACCAGTTTGACCTCCTGGCGGATATGGAAAACGACCTGCTGGAATTCCTGGTCAGCACCATCCGGGAGCATGCCGCCAACCCGGTCAAAATCATTGAAACGATCTGTGAATACCTGGAGAGCCACCTGGAATTCGGGCGGCTGATCGTCAACAACAATGTGGATCCCCTCTTCCCGCAGCGCCTGTTTGCCCAGGAAGTCCTGCGGGAAAGCGTCATGCAGAATTATGGGACCATGCCGGATGAAACCGCGCAGGAATACCTGTTCAATTACGTCATCTACGGCGCTTACCGCATTATCTGCCTGTGGATCAACAAGGAGCAGCGGGAACCCCCGGAGGAAATTGCGCAGCTGCTCATCCGCCTCATCCGGATCAATTGA